In Myxococcus stipitatus, the following are encoded in one genomic region:
- a CDS encoding PilZ domain-containing protein — MQPSPGGPHIAERFHPRVEANFPVKVLLPGRSVMAQARDVSMAGLFLLAHPGDAQRHLTLSLPLPGEREIVTTCTIRRREADGVALEFGALDWDDLIALARFLHPRLP; from the coding sequence ATGCAGCCTTCCCCTGGTGGCCCCCACATCGCCGAACGCTTCCATCCGCGCGTCGAGGCGAACTTCCCCGTCAAGGTGCTCCTGCCTGGGCGCTCCGTCATGGCTCAAGCCCGGGATGTCTCGATGGCGGGGCTGTTCCTGCTCGCCCACCCCGGCGACGCCCAGCGTCACCTCACCCTGAGCCTGCCGCTGCCCGGGGAGCGTGAAATCGTCACCACCTGCACCATCCGCCGCCGCGAAGCGGACGGCGTGGCGCTGGAGTTCGGGGCGCTCGACTGGGACGACCTCATCGCCCTGGCGCGCTTCCTCCACCCGCGCCTGCCGTAA
- the sctQ gene encoding type III secretion system cytoplasmic ring protein SctQ → MSRAHLVLAQRPGVAALGREALAEVCSALSRELGCAVKAEARLLEAVVSSERGPTRPAVFVLLELSAVGSVAVLELEPVLAVAALERIAGSAGRPGVVTELARLEEATLAYLLLVALSAVRSKSELYPVLAPRLSAVTMRSEDVLFRFREQQPWVGVELDLTVGSVRGAGRLLLPGPVLQAALQGFPVEQRMGAAPEVLAAALKLRCLLGQTPLSADAVESLRVGDVVVFEGVRREGAHLLGAGSLVARGFTLIGSFQPEGFSLIRAHVRAPFQESNMRVVNERSESIPPLPVDVEVELTRVLVPLSELAALKPGVLLPLHINASEPVLLRVGDRVVARAELVDLEGEVGARVLALLP, encoded by the coding sequence ATGAGCCGGGCGCATCTTGTGCTCGCGCAGCGGCCTGGTGTGGCGGCGCTGGGGCGGGAGGCCCTGGCGGAAGTCTGTTCCGCGCTGAGTCGTGAGCTGGGATGTGCCGTGAAGGCGGAGGCCCGGTTGTTGGAGGCGGTGGTTTCGTCCGAGCGAGGACCGACGCGGCCGGCGGTCTTCGTGCTGCTGGAGTTGTCGGCGGTGGGGAGCGTGGCGGTGTTGGAGCTGGAGCCCGTGCTGGCTGTCGCGGCGCTGGAGCGCATCGCGGGCTCGGCGGGGAGGCCCGGGGTGGTGACGGAGCTGGCTCGGTTGGAAGAGGCAACGCTGGCGTATCTGCTGCTGGTGGCACTCTCGGCGGTGCGCTCCAAGTCGGAGCTCTACCCGGTGCTGGCCCCTCGTCTGTCGGCGGTGACGATGCGGAGCGAGGACGTGCTGTTCCGCTTTCGCGAGCAGCAGCCGTGGGTGGGGGTGGAGCTGGATTTGACGGTGGGGAGCGTGCGTGGCGCAGGGCGGTTGTTGCTGCCCGGGCCGGTGCTGCAGGCCGCGTTGCAGGGCTTCCCGGTGGAGCAGCGTATGGGGGCCGCGCCGGAGGTGCTCGCGGCGGCGCTCAAGTTGCGATGCCTCCTGGGGCAGACGCCGCTGTCCGCCGATGCGGTGGAGTCGCTGAGGGTGGGGGATGTCGTCGTCTTCGAGGGCGTGCGCCGCGAGGGGGCGCACTTGCTGGGAGCCGGGAGTCTGGTGGCGCGTGGCTTCACGCTCATCGGCTCATTTCAGCCCGAGGGCTTTTCGTTGATTCGCGCGCACGTCCGCGCGCCTTTCCAGGAGTCGAACATGAGGGTTGTGAACGAACGCAGCGAGAGCATTCCTCCTCTTCCGGTGGACGTGGAGGTGGAGCTGACGAGGGTGTTGGTTCCGCTCTCGGAGCTGGCGGCGTTGAAGCCGGGTGTCCTTCTCCCGTTGCACATCAACGCGAGTGAGCCGGTGTTGTTGCGGGTGGGGGACCGGGTGGTGGCTCGCGCGGAATTGGTGGACCTCGAGGGTGAGGTGGGGGCCCGTGTCCTGGCCTTGCTGCCATGA
- a CDS encoding flagellar biosynthetic protein FliQ: MTQDVLLTLGREALLLMVLASLPPIGASLLVGFLSSLFQATTQLQESTLSVVPKLCAAVVALVLSGPWIAAQLTRFTHRLLLLISEVSA; the protein is encoded by the coding sequence ATGACGCAGGATGTATTGCTGACCTTGGGGCGAGAGGCATTGTTGTTGATGGTTCTCGCGTCCCTGCCACCCATTGGCGCGAGCCTGCTGGTGGGATTCCTGTCGAGCCTCTTCCAGGCGACGACCCAGCTTCAGGAGAGCACGTTGTCGGTGGTGCCGAAGCTGTGCGCGGCGGTGGTGGCGCTGGTGCTCTCGGGGCCCTGGATTGCCGCGCAGCTCACGCGCTTCACGCACCGGCTCCTGCTGCTCATCTCCGAGGTATCGGCGTGA
- a CDS encoding flagellar biosynthetic protein FliR: MNLELVRSQLEALGPDAVAVALCSARLVPVAFLCPLLGGQATPMTARLGLVLALSLFLRVEGGVGLATPVTSALALGGWVFREVLYGVLVGLVAALPFDAARIGGRFIDLLRGTSAEASLPFAGSRESASGEGLYHLLVGLVMTGAVAPWVLGSLVRGFSVVGLGAFVPTEAATMHVVTLVGGALATGLAVGAPMAAAMLAVDCFLALASRAAPQMNLQELSAPLRVLGGGVVLWLGVGLLCERLLAEVFATDGALSMLGRLGQ; encoded by the coding sequence GTGAACCTGGAGCTGGTTCGTTCACAGTTGGAGGCGTTGGGGCCGGACGCGGTCGCGGTGGCGCTGTGTTCCGCGCGCCTCGTGCCCGTGGCCTTCCTGTGCCCACTTCTGGGGGGCCAGGCGACGCCGATGACGGCGCGTCTGGGGTTGGTGCTGGCGTTGTCGTTGTTCCTGCGGGTGGAGGGGGGCGTTGGACTGGCCACTCCCGTGACGTCCGCGCTGGCCCTGGGCGGATGGGTGTTTCGGGAGGTGCTCTACGGCGTCTTGGTGGGGTTGGTCGCGGCGTTGCCATTTGATGCGGCGCGAATAGGCGGCCGGTTCATCGACCTGCTGCGCGGAACGTCCGCCGAGGCGAGTCTTCCATTCGCGGGGAGCAGGGAGTCTGCGTCGGGCGAGGGGCTCTATCACCTGTTGGTTGGATTGGTGATGACGGGGGCGGTGGCACCGTGGGTCCTTGGGTCGTTGGTGCGAGGGTTCTCCGTGGTGGGATTGGGGGCCTTCGTGCCGACGGAGGCCGCGACGATGCATGTCGTCACACTCGTGGGAGGAGCGTTGGCCACCGGGTTGGCGGTGGGGGCGCCGATGGCGGCCGCGATGTTGGCGGTGGACTGTTTCCTCGCGTTGGCCTCACGCGCGGCGCCGCAGATGAACTTGCAGGAGTTGTCTGCGCCCTTGCGAGTCCTGGGAGGTGGGGTGGTGTTGTGGTTGGGGGTGGGCCTGTTGTGTGAGCGATTGCTGGCGGAGGTGTTCGCGACGGACGGCGCGCTTTCCATGTTGGGGAGGCTGGGGCAATGA
- a CDS encoding HU family DNA-binding protein: MLKSDLINILVAKRGVTQKQAEATIETIFESMKDALCRGENIEIRGLGAFHVKNYQGYQGRNPKTGVVIPVKPKRGLLFRTGKELRDRVNRPAPQQAQNELPSPESKGPGSTGTSL; the protein is encoded by the coding sequence ATGCTCAAGTCCGATCTGATCAACATCCTCGTGGCCAAGCGGGGCGTGACGCAGAAGCAGGCTGAGGCCACCATCGAGACGATTTTCGAGTCGATGAAGGATGCCCTCTGTCGCGGCGAGAACATCGAGATTCGCGGCCTGGGTGCCTTCCATGTGAAGAACTACCAGGGCTACCAGGGACGCAACCCCAAGACGGGCGTGGTCATCCCGGTGAAGCCCAAGCGGGGCCTTCTCTTCCGCACCGGCAAGGAACTGAGGGACCGGGTCAACCGCCCCGCTCCCCAGCAGGCCCAGAACGAGCTGCCCTCGCCCGAGTCCAAGGGCCCCGGCAGCACCGGCACCAGCCTCTAG
- a CDS encoding SH3 domain-containing protein: MSGYYSPEEAQDVFVKANEAYTREEYAQAQAGYEKLLSHGHGGPDVLYNLGTTYLAQGDLGRAVLSLEQAKKQGGRAPDLEANLAVARARQVDKVVGATAEEEFLPRVTAATDGSLVAWTFLGTWVGALLMLMVWRWMSPGRRMGVGIMMALLFAVAIPSGGLLAAHAYVEHTVHEAVVLAPTLVARELPQPGARSIFEVHAGLKVRLLEDSGRFVRIRLPNGLEGWAERDGVAGI, from the coding sequence GTGAGCGGCTACTACTCGCCGGAAGAGGCGCAGGACGTCTTCGTGAAGGCCAACGAGGCCTATACGCGCGAGGAATACGCTCAGGCCCAAGCGGGCTACGAGAAGCTCCTCTCGCACGGGCATGGTGGGCCCGACGTCCTCTACAACCTGGGCACCACGTACCTGGCGCAAGGGGACCTGGGGAGGGCGGTGCTCTCGCTGGAGCAGGCGAAGAAGCAGGGCGGCCGCGCGCCGGACCTGGAGGCCAACCTGGCGGTGGCTCGCGCGAGGCAGGTGGACAAGGTCGTGGGCGCCACGGCGGAGGAGGAGTTCCTTCCGCGGGTGACGGCGGCCACGGATGGCTCGCTCGTCGCGTGGACCTTCTTGGGGACGTGGGTGGGCGCGCTCCTGATGTTGATGGTGTGGCGGTGGATGTCGCCGGGCCGTCGCATGGGCGTGGGCATCATGATGGCGCTGTTGTTCGCGGTGGCGATTCCCTCGGGTGGATTGCTGGCCGCGCACGCCTATGTGGAGCACACGGTGCACGAAGCCGTGGTGCTGGCGCCCACGCTGGTGGCGCGCGAGCTGCCGCAGCCGGGGGCTCGCTCCATCTTCGAGGTGCATGCCGGCCTGAAGGTGCGGCTGCTCGAGGACAGCGGCCGCTTCGTTCGCATCCGCCTGCCCAACGGCCTGGAGGGGTGGGCCGAGCGTGACGGCGTCGCGGGAATCTAG
- the sctR gene encoding type III secretion system export apparatus subunit SctR, whose product MTLALAAATLEGTLGQQSYAGSPLAMMGMLALMSLLPFAVLMLTSFSKIAVVLSLARSAMGTQQAPPTLVLTGLAAVLTGHIMASVMERMYDAGQLAYQELESGSGTKVLDAAARVAEPLRTFLVKHGSPEERARFVDLARELRPPEEADRVSEADLFVVIPAFVITELKEAFQIGFLVFLPFLVLDMVIANVLLALGMQTLSPSQVSLPFKILLFVAVDGWSLLARGLILGYR is encoded by the coding sequence ATGACCTTGGCTTTGGCTGCGGCGACGTTGGAGGGGACGCTCGGTCAGCAGTCGTACGCGGGAAGTCCGCTGGCGATGATGGGGATGCTGGCGTTGATGTCTTTGCTGCCGTTCGCGGTGTTGATGTTGACGAGCTTCTCGAAGATCGCCGTGGTGTTGTCTTTGGCGCGCTCCGCGATGGGGACGCAGCAGGCGCCTCCCACGTTGGTGTTGACGGGGCTGGCGGCGGTGCTGACCGGACACATCATGGCGTCGGTGATGGAGCGGATGTACGACGCGGGGCAGCTCGCGTATCAGGAGCTGGAGTCGGGCTCCGGAACGAAGGTTCTCGATGCGGCGGCGCGGGTGGCCGAACCCTTGCGGACCTTCCTGGTGAAACATGGCAGCCCCGAGGAGCGGGCTCGCTTCGTGGACCTGGCGCGTGAGCTGCGGCCGCCAGAAGAAGCAGACAGGGTGAGCGAGGCGGACCTGTTCGTGGTCATCCCCGCGTTTGTCATCACCGAGCTGAAGGAGGCCTTTCAGATTGGCTTTCTGGTCTTCCTTCCGTTCCTGGTGCTCGACATGGTCATCGCGAATGTGTTGCTGGCGTTGGGCATGCAGACGTTGTCGCCGAGTCAGGTGAGTCTGCCTTTCAAGATACTTCTCTTCGTGGCGGTGGATGGCTGGTCGTTGCTCGCGCGAGGCCTCATCCTGGGATACCGGTGA
- a CDS encoding EscU/YscU/HrcU family type III secretion system export apparatus switch protein, translating to MSSEKTEQPSAKRLREARRKGQIPRSRLLSSCVVTLGGLLGFAWGYAGMWDRLQSWTARLFLEQRLEGALEEGLGILVRLSAPVLGGAFLASLAVSIATVGFEVNPGHITPKWERVSVASGLKRIFSTKPWMEWVRALVAVTVVGVFVWREVDAMGADALRTALLAEDTGLWFMLERLGGLVYRVAWVLVVLGLADYALARRSHLRELMMSREELKREHKESEGDPRHKGQRRALHRQLAQGGPARGVQRATAVIVNPTHLAVALRYDTEECEAPYLVAKAREEDALRLREEARRLGIPVLRDVPLARSLIHYDVGEPIPEELYEAAAVVLRTAMDARDVGDVLRGQTS from the coding sequence ATGAGTAGCGAGAAGACGGAACAGCCCTCCGCGAAGCGGCTGCGCGAGGCGCGTCGCAAGGGGCAGATTCCCCGCAGCCGGTTGCTGTCCTCGTGTGTGGTGACCCTGGGGGGACTGCTGGGATTCGCCTGGGGCTACGCGGGGATGTGGGACCGGCTTCAGTCGTGGACGGCGCGGCTGTTTCTCGAGCAGCGGCTCGAGGGCGCCCTGGAAGAGGGATTGGGGATTCTCGTGAGACTGAGCGCCCCGGTGTTGGGGGGCGCGTTTCTCGCGTCACTCGCGGTTTCGATTGCCACGGTGGGGTTCGAGGTGAACCCAGGGCACATCACCCCGAAGTGGGAGCGGGTCAGCGTGGCTTCCGGTCTCAAGCGCATCTTCAGCACGAAGCCTTGGATGGAGTGGGTCAGGGCACTGGTGGCGGTGACCGTGGTGGGGGTGTTCGTGTGGCGCGAGGTCGATGCGATGGGTGCGGATGCGCTGCGCACGGCCCTGCTCGCGGAGGACACGGGGCTCTGGTTCATGCTGGAGCGGTTGGGTGGGCTGGTCTACCGGGTGGCCTGGGTGTTGGTGGTGCTGGGACTGGCGGACTACGCGCTCGCCCGGCGGAGCCATCTGCGCGAGCTGATGATGAGCCGCGAGGAGCTGAAGCGAGAGCACAAGGAGAGTGAGGGAGACCCTCGCCACAAGGGGCAGCGCCGGGCCTTGCATCGGCAGCTCGCGCAGGGGGGGCCGGCACGTGGGGTGCAGAGGGCCACGGCCGTGATCGTCAATCCCACACATCTGGCGGTAGCCCTTCGTTACGACACCGAGGAGTGCGAGGCGCCCTATCTCGTCGCGAAGGCACGAGAAGAGGACGCATTGCGACTGAGGGAGGAGGCGCGGCGGTTGGGGATTCCGGTGCTCCGGGACGTCCCGTTGGCGCGGAGCCTCATCCACTACGACGTCGGTGAGCCCATCCCCGAGGAGCTGTACGAGGCCGCGGCGGTGGTTCTTCGCACGGCGATGGATGCGCGGGACGTGGGGGACGTTCTCCGGGGACAGACATCATGA
- a CDS encoding ATP-dependent helicase HrpB produces MSVDKVGAVGSAGLGAVEPGRERFDKVLEGVRGPSTREGSVPVRAEGVACSGAEASRGVVRVEGTGGQSTAGAVEAKSAGRVDSVQAAREQQAAQVLERVGQAQKRLDSILAMAESGRDFSAAELLSLQAQVYRASQELDLAGKVVEKATGGVKQVLQTQV; encoded by the coding sequence ATGAGCGTGGACAAGGTGGGAGCGGTGGGGAGCGCGGGCCTGGGGGCCGTGGAGCCCGGCCGGGAACGGTTCGACAAGGTGTTGGAGGGAGTCCGGGGGCCCTCGACGAGGGAAGGCTCGGTGCCGGTGAGGGCGGAAGGCGTGGCGTGTTCAGGCGCCGAGGCTTCTCGAGGTGTCGTGAGGGTCGAGGGGACGGGGGGCCAGTCCACGGCGGGTGCGGTGGAGGCGAAGAGCGCGGGGCGGGTGGATTCGGTGCAGGCGGCGCGAGAGCAGCAGGCGGCGCAGGTGTTGGAGCGCGTGGGGCAGGCGCAGAAGCGATTGGACAGCATCCTGGCGATGGCGGAGTCGGGCCGCGATTTCTCGGCCGCGGAGTTGCTCTCGTTGCAGGCGCAGGTCTACCGCGCGAGCCAGGAACTCGACCTGGCCGGCAAGGTTGTCGAGAAGGCGACCGGTGGTGTGAAGCAGGTTCTCCAGACGCAGGTTTGA
- a CDS encoding YhjD/YihY/BrkB family envelope integrity protein has protein sequence MWLRTTRDQVFAWVLRVLAPIQGTQLGRFATDTLLAARTVAQGFRGENLRLRAAALTYISMFSLVPLLTVGLVLLNAFHQDRFKERLRFIVRELLAPGVQEKSAALLNQLLEQSNSVAIGSVGFLAILLSAGSLLRHIDGAVNELWGIRRQRPWGTRLLIYAGLLLLGPIFLAASLTGTRAVRGVLQTLPFPGTFIAIGTTLVAVVGLTLLYFWTPYAHVRIRSALAGGLVAGLGWMVAKSLYGEFAARSFRYNLVYASLSALPLFLAWVYVSWLVLLFGARLAYAVEHTAFRDSLFAFGTHPRAFELVASRIAQETTVTWVDGGPAPTPRELATRLRVPESLVHEVVDRMETAGLLERQRKGGLRPARDPATLTLADTTLAVHGVMISGGAETWNGPRAAGFEQVEPFFQEADCLGIERLRRIRWTDLAAALRPETAMAVLQAPSKVAEGRNP, from the coding sequence ATGTGGCTACGGACCACACGCGACCAGGTCTTCGCCTGGGTCCTGCGTGTCTTGGCCCCCATCCAAGGAACCCAGTTAGGCCGTTTCGCCACCGACACGCTGCTCGCCGCCCGGACCGTGGCCCAGGGGTTCCGAGGCGAGAACCTCCGCCTTCGCGCCGCCGCCCTCACCTACATCAGCATGTTCTCGCTGGTGCCCCTATTGACCGTCGGCCTGGTTCTCCTGAACGCGTTCCACCAGGACCGCTTCAAGGAGCGCCTGCGCTTCATCGTCCGGGAGCTCCTCGCGCCGGGTGTCCAGGAGAAGTCCGCCGCGCTGCTCAACCAGCTCCTCGAGCAGAGCAACTCCGTGGCCATCGGAAGCGTCGGCTTCCTGGCCATCCTCCTGTCGGCGGGTTCGCTGCTCCGGCACATCGATGGAGCCGTGAATGAGCTGTGGGGCATCCGCCGCCAGCGGCCATGGGGAACGCGGCTGCTCATCTATGCAGGGCTGTTGCTCCTGGGGCCCATCTTCCTCGCCGCATCACTGACCGGTACCCGCGCCGTGCGGGGTGTGCTGCAGACCCTGCCTTTCCCGGGAACCTTCATCGCCATCGGCACCACGCTCGTCGCCGTGGTGGGGCTGACGTTGCTGTACTTCTGGACGCCCTATGCACACGTCCGGATCCGCTCGGCCCTCGCGGGAGGGCTCGTCGCGGGGCTCGGATGGATGGTGGCCAAGTCCCTCTACGGCGAGTTCGCCGCACGCAGCTTCCGCTACAACCTCGTCTACGCCTCGCTGAGCGCCCTGCCCCTCTTCCTCGCGTGGGTCTACGTCAGCTGGCTCGTGCTCCTCTTCGGAGCCCGGCTCGCCTACGCCGTCGAGCACACCGCCTTCCGCGACTCCCTCTTCGCCTTCGGCACCCACCCCCGGGCCTTTGAACTGGTGGCCTCACGAATCGCCCAGGAAACCACGGTGACATGGGTGGATGGAGGTCCAGCTCCCACGCCTCGGGAGCTCGCGACGCGGCTCCGCGTCCCGGAATCCCTCGTCCATGAGGTGGTCGACCGGATGGAGACCGCTGGCTTGCTGGAGCGCCAGCGCAAGGGGGGCCTGCGCCCTGCCAGGGACCCCGCGACGCTCACCCTCGCGGACACCACCCTCGCGGTGCATGGGGTGATGATTTCCGGCGGGGCCGAGACCTGGAATGGCCCCCGGGCCGCGGGCTTCGAACAGGTCGAACCCTTCTTCCAGGAAGCGGACTGCCTCGGCATCGAACGACTGCGCCGGATACGCTGGACGGATCTGGCGGCCGCCCTGCGGCCTGAAACCGCCATGGCTGTCCTCCAGGCACCATCCAAGGTGGCCGAAGGCCGAAATCCATAA
- a CDS encoding flagellar biosynthesis protein FlhA has protein sequence MKTLKEWWLKARSSSDLVLAVAVAAVLGALIIPLPSWLLDVGLAVNLAAAVALLVAALRAKDALKVTSFPSLLLFTTLFRLALNVSSTRLALAEGHAGEVIQAFGEFVVQGDYVVGGVVFAILSLVQFLVVAKGAERVAEVSARFTLDAMPGKQMSIDADLRAGAIDQAQARKRRRDLERESQMFGAMDGAMKFVKGDVIAGLVIVAVNLLGGSLIGVLQGGMSLSEAASTFALIAIGDGLVSQIPSLCITVAAGLVVTRVASEREEDSLGAEIGSQFFGDARTLYVVAGLCVALALMPGMPHMTFLLLAAGLVGLGRVLTRRAVRERPVRDGDSSVGEKVGAEAKEGAPPESAVVPVGVSPLTLDLAPDLTVLAQASSGAFVNKTLNAVRDELFFELGVRIPGIRVRTQAAYLGTGEYRILVDEVPAGGGQLVPDALYAVAPPDELAFLPVKAESAVEPWTGRTISRLPESGRGPVELAQVQVLRPEELLAEHLRWVLRGRAADLLGLQDVQGLLDGLAPRAPMLVKEALQKVPLPLLTDVLRKLLQEGVSIRDLRAILEALVAPSTEGDATALAERCRQALRRYLSHKFAPTGPLYAYLVDPEVEEILRSTGPRGPAPDPERVAEILEGVRQVATGGRAVLLTAPDVRRSLRRLCEGAFPEVAVLTYGELDGALQIRPIGRLSPIPMGT, from the coding sequence ATGAAGACGCTGAAGGAGTGGTGGTTGAAGGCGCGCAGTTCGTCCGACCTCGTGCTGGCGGTGGCGGTGGCGGCGGTGTTGGGGGCCCTCATCATCCCGCTGCCGTCCTGGCTGCTGGACGTGGGTCTGGCGGTGAACCTGGCGGCAGCGGTTGCGTTGCTGGTGGCCGCGTTGCGAGCGAAGGATGCGTTGAAGGTGACGTCTTTTCCTTCGCTGTTGTTGTTCACCACGTTGTTCCGGCTCGCGCTCAACGTGTCGTCCACGCGGTTGGCGCTGGCGGAGGGACACGCGGGGGAGGTCATCCAGGCGTTCGGGGAGTTCGTCGTCCAGGGGGACTACGTGGTGGGCGGGGTGGTGTTCGCCATCCTTTCGTTGGTGCAGTTCCTGGTCGTCGCCAAGGGCGCGGAGCGTGTCGCCGAGGTCTCCGCGCGGTTCACGTTGGACGCGATGCCGGGCAAGCAGATGTCCATCGACGCGGACCTGCGGGCGGGGGCCATCGACCAGGCGCAGGCTCGGAAGCGGCGGCGAGACCTGGAGCGCGAGTCGCAGATGTTTGGTGCGATGGATGGCGCGATGAAGTTCGTGAAAGGGGATGTCATCGCGGGACTGGTCATCGTCGCGGTGAATCTGCTGGGGGGCTCGCTCATTGGTGTGTTGCAGGGCGGAATGTCGCTCTCGGAGGCCGCGTCGACGTTCGCGCTCATCGCGATTGGCGACGGCCTCGTGTCCCAGATTCCGTCTCTGTGCATCACCGTGGCCGCGGGGCTCGTCGTCACGCGTGTGGCCTCCGAGCGGGAAGAGGACTCCCTGGGGGCGGAGATTGGCTCGCAGTTCTTTGGTGATGCCCGGACGCTCTATGTCGTCGCGGGATTGTGTGTCGCGCTGGCGTTGATGCCGGGCATGCCACACATGACCTTCCTCCTCCTGGCGGCGGGGTTGGTGGGTTTGGGGCGGGTCCTGACGCGAAGGGCCGTCCGGGAGCGGCCGGTGCGAGATGGCGACAGCTCGGTGGGGGAGAAGGTGGGGGCGGAGGCCAAGGAGGGGGCACCACCGGAAAGCGCGGTGGTCCCGGTGGGGGTGTCGCCGCTCACGTTGGATCTCGCGCCGGACCTGACGGTGTTGGCGCAGGCGTCCTCGGGGGCTTTCGTGAACAAGACGCTGAACGCCGTGCGAGACGAACTGTTCTTCGAACTGGGGGTTCGCATCCCCGGTATCCGAGTGAGGACGCAGGCGGCGTACCTCGGCACCGGGGAGTATCGCATCCTGGTGGATGAGGTGCCCGCGGGTGGGGGACAGCTCGTTCCGGACGCGCTCTATGCGGTGGCGCCTCCTGACGAGCTGGCGTTCCTCCCGGTGAAGGCCGAGTCCGCGGTGGAGCCCTGGACGGGAAGGACCATCAGCCGCCTCCCAGAATCGGGCCGGGGGCCCGTAGAACTCGCGCAGGTCCAGGTCCTGCGTCCGGAGGAGCTGCTCGCCGAGCACTTGAGATGGGTGCTGCGGGGCCGGGCCGCGGATCTGCTGGGGCTGCAGGATGTCCAGGGGTTGTTGGATGGCCTGGCACCACGTGCGCCCATGCTGGTGAAGGAGGCACTGCAGAAGGTGCCGCTGCCCCTGCTGACGGATGTGCTGCGGAAGTTGTTGCAGGAGGGCGTCAGCATTCGGGACCTGCGAGCCATCCTCGAGGCCCTCGTGGCGCCCTCCACGGAGGGCGATGCCACGGCGCTCGCCGAGCGGTGCCGCCAGGCGCTGCGCCGCTATCTGAGCCACAAGTTCGCACCCACCGGGCCGCTGTATGCGTACCTCGTGGATCCGGAAGTGGAGGAGATCCTCCGGTCCACGGGACCTCGCGGACCCGCGCCGGACCCGGAGCGGGTGGCTGAAATCCTGGAAGGAGTTCGGCAGGTGGCCACGGGAGGGAGGGCCGTGTTGCTCACCGCCCCCGATGTCCGTCGCTCACTGCGCCGGCTCTGCGAGGGGGCTTTTCCGGAAGTGGCCGTGCTCACTTATGGGGAGCTGGACGGCGCCCTCCAGATTCGTCCCATCGGTCGGCTTTCGCCCATACCGATGGGGACCTGA
- a CDS encoding flagellar M-ring protein FliF, with protein MSLTPRHALLVLLLLGTAACKERIQHGLDERQANELQSVLIERGLNARKVPEAGKKPSWAIEVSGEQSADAVRVLAELGLPRPAAEVGCDMLGGGGGLVRTPMEESVCRVRVLERGLEKTLQSMEGVLLARVHLVIPPPPRPGQSLGAAKASAMLRVMPGSAARVRQSSDVMKALLAGGVEGLSAESVSLWVDEVPTRALAPAEGGPSSLARLKWLLVMLGVLVTGLSGALVWVTLRMCHYRDLRVTPPAPPVPARPVVSPGAARKVA; from the coding sequence ATGTCATTGACTCCCCGGCATGCCTTGCTCGTCCTTCTGCTCCTGGGAACGGCGGCGTGCAAAGAGCGTATTCAGCATGGGTTGGATGAGCGCCAGGCCAATGAGCTGCAGTCGGTGCTCATTGAGCGAGGGTTGAATGCTCGCAAGGTTCCGGAGGCGGGCAAGAAGCCGTCGTGGGCCATTGAAGTCTCTGGCGAGCAGTCCGCGGATGCGGTGCGGGTCCTCGCGGAGCTGGGATTGCCGAGGCCCGCTGCGGAAGTGGGCTGCGACATGTTGGGCGGGGGGGGCGGTTTGGTGCGCACGCCGATGGAGGAGTCGGTGTGCCGGGTGCGTGTGCTCGAGAGGGGCTTGGAGAAGACGCTCCAGTCGATGGAAGGGGTGTTGTTGGCGCGAGTGCATCTGGTGATTCCTCCACCTCCTCGTCCGGGTCAGAGCCTGGGGGCGGCGAAGGCGTCGGCGATGTTGCGAGTCATGCCGGGCAGCGCGGCCCGGGTGCGCCAGTCTTCGGACGTGATGAAGGCGCTCCTGGCGGGGGGCGTGGAAGGGCTCTCCGCCGAGTCGGTGTCGCTGTGGGTGGATGAGGTTCCCACGCGAGCCTTGGCTCCCGCGGAGGGAGGTCCGTCTTCGCTTGCGAGGTTGAAGTGGCTGCTCGTGATGTTGGGGGTGTTGGTGACGGGCTTGTCGGGGGCCTTGGTGTGGGTGACGTTGCGGATGTGTCACTACCGAGACCTGCGCGTGACTCCGCCCGCGCCTCCAGTTCCCGCGCGCCCGGTGGTCTCGCCGGGGGCGGCCCGGAAGGTGGCTTGA
- a CDS encoding response regulator: MAGMSQAPFHILLVEDEPVIRELVRSMLSDGTVDVVCAANGLEGLKLARSRTFHLILMDVVLPQLDGISACRILKSDPVTASVPLYMLTAKAKKSDMESATQAGADGYIHKPFRGAELMALVERLRMAPPRSEPA; this comes from the coding sequence ATGGCAGGCATGTCCCAGGCACCCTTTCACATCCTGCTCGTCGAGGATGAACCGGTCATCCGAGAGCTGGTTCGCTCGATGTTGAGCGACGGCACCGTGGACGTGGTGTGCGCGGCGAATGGACTGGAGGGGCTGAAGCTGGCGCGCAGCCGGACCTTCCATCTCATCCTGATGGATGTCGTGTTGCCTCAGCTCGACGGTATCTCCGCGTGTCGCATCCTCAAGAGCGACCCTGTCACGGCGTCGGTGCCGCTCTACATGCTCACCGCGAAGGCGAAGAAGTCGGACATGGAGAGCGCGACGCAGGCGGGCGCGGATGGCTACATCCACAAGCCCTTCCGGGGCGCGGAGCTGATGGCGCTGGTGGAGCGGCTGCGGATGGCTCCCCCCCGCTCGGAGCCCGCCTGA